A DNA window from Amphiprion ocellaris isolate individual 3 ecotype Okinawa chromosome 8, ASM2253959v1, whole genome shotgun sequence contains the following coding sequences:
- the LOC129349569 gene encoding pleckstrin homology domain-containing family G member 5-like has translation FNTNLRIYLLYLLIKCISVFVQTLTRRQSHQQEAIWELLHTEATYIKKLRVITDLFLCGLLNLQESGLLTEVEPTKLFSNIQEIVRLHTSLWNQVMLPVLEKARRARALLDPTDLHDGFKTFGSRFQPYIRYCMEEEGCMEYMRTLLRDNEFFRTYVTWGETFEECNRLKLADMLAKPHQRLTKYPLLLKSVLKKTDEPSARDVVNSMVATVEGFINSVDSQMRQRQEQQKLATISARIDSYEAVEGSSEEVEKILKEYNRFDLMAPMRGISPEETRQLHLEGALRMKEGKDSRMEVYCFLFTDLLLITKSVKRVEKVKIIRQPLLIHNVVCKELKDPGSFILIYLNEFKSAVAAYTFQANSATQGRSWIDAICNVQNQLQRLRTEEILRQQKNLKRCTEHDEEEDEEDESSNSTTSSPCLRHKEQLNSSQSDGSTETLSVMDVDEPCEPQESPASILIIEGITTKDSDTDVVPLSERPEIQHTTSPHRVHSSIYSEHNQEVGPDGEELDPQRRSLSMDSAYGTLSPGSPLKELLPQPGQSEGEETEEEEGDREGRGEAEIEEEEEEEDASLGSQLSVIQSSCKPRRRPHVQSRLHCLQRLSSLKLSRSEDNLLQRFHGKTPINHTHSLSSEAQDQSQCVDSLLAHSRSLSELGQKCREVFSSDLDRSDDCLSITLPSDELSATPAGPREGNESPNNSSDGETAPSARPDKKCKSKATSDSEEMSPAKRKSPAQQHKKLTLAQLYKIRTTLVLNSTLTASEV, from the exons TTTAATACAAATCTGAGGAtatatttgttgtatttgttaataaaatgtatctctgtgtttgtgcagacGTTGACGAGGCGGCAGTCCCACCAGCAGGAGGCCATCTGGGAGCTGCTGCACACTGAGGCTACCTACATCAAGAAACTCCGAGTCATCACTGAT TTGTTCCTATGTGGGCTGCTGAACCTGCAGGAGAGTGGTCTGCTGACGGAGGTGGAGCCCACCAAGCTGTTCAGTAACATCCAGGAGATTGTCCGCCTCCACACCTCCCTGTGGAACCAGGTCATGCTGCCCGTCCTGGAGAAGGCCAGACGGGCTCGGGCTCTGCTCGACCCCACTGACCTCCACGACGGCTTCAAGACA tTTGGCTCCAGGTTCCAGCCCTACATCCGTTActgcatggaggaggagggctgTATGGAGTACATGCGCACGCTTCTCAGGGACAATGAGTTCTTCAGGACCTACGTCACG TGGGGAGAGACCTTTGAAGAGTGTAACCGTCTGAAGCTGGCCGACATGTTGGCAAAGCCTCACCAGAGACTGACCAAATACCCCCTCCTACTGAAGAGTGTCCTCAAGAAGACTGATGAGCCATCCGCCCGCGATGTGGTCAACAGCATG GTGGCGACAGTAGAGGGCTTCATCAACAGCGTGGACTCTCAGATGCGGCAGCGGCAGGAACAGCAGAAGCTGGCCACCATCTCAGCCCGTATAGACTCATACGAGGCTGTAGAAGGCAGCAGTGAAGAAGTGGAGAAG ATCCTTAAGGAGTACAACCGTTTTGACCTTATGGCTCCCATGAGAGGAATATCACCAGAGGAGACTCGACAGCTGCATCTAGAGGGAGCGCTGAGGATGAAAGAAGGCAAAGACAGTAGG ATGGAGGTTTACTGTTTCCTGTTCACTGACCTGCTGCTAATTACCAAGTCAGTAAAAAGAGTGGAGAAAGTCAAAATTATCCGCCAGCCTCTCCTCATTCACAATGTTGTCTGTAAGGAGCTCAAAGACCCTG GCTCATTCATCCTCATCTACCTCAATGAGTTCAAGAGTGCAGTGGCAGCTTACACTTTCCAAGCCAACAGCGCCACCCAGGGGCGGAGCTGGATAGATGCTATCTGCAATGTCCAG AACCAGCTGCAGAGGCTTCGTACTGAGGAGATCCTCCGGcagcagaaaaatctgaagaGATGTACGGAGCATgacgaagaggaggatgaggaagatgaaAGCAGCAACTCCACTACAAGTTCGCCATGCCTGAGGCACAAGGAGCAGCTGAATTCAAG TCAATCAGATGGTTCCACTGAGACCCTGTCAGTGATGGACGTTGATGAGCCATGCGAGCCTCAAGAGTCTCCTGCCTCCATCCTGATCATTGAGGGAATCACTACTAAAGACTCAGACACGGATGTGGTTCCGCTTTCTGAAAGGCCTGAGATTCAGCACACCACAAGCCCCCACAGAGTCCACTCCAGTATTTACTCCGAGCACAATCAGGAGGTGGGGCCTGACGGCGAGGAGCTGGACCCCCAGCGTCGCTCTCTCTCCATGGACAGCGCCTACGGTACCCTCTCACCTGGATCCCCCCTGAAAGAACTGCTGCCACAACCTGGCCAAAGTGAAGGAGAGGagaccgaggaggaggagggagacagGGAGGGTCGGGGTGAGGCGGaaatagaggaggaggaggaagaggaggatgccTCACTGGGGTCCCAGCTGTCAGTCATCCAGTCCTCCTGTAAACCTCGCCGGCGGCCTCATGTTCAGTCGCGTCTCCACTGTCTCCAGAGGTTGTCCTCTCTGAAGTTGTCCCGCTCTGAGGACAATCTCCTACAGCGCTTCCATGGTAAAACTCCCATCAACCACACGCACTCGCTCAGCTCTGAGGCGCAGGACCAATCACAGTGTGTGGACTCATTGCTGGCACACAGCAGGAGCCTGTCAGAGCTGGGACAAAAGTGCAGAGAGGTGTTTTCCAGTGACCTCGACCGGTCTGATGACTGCTTGAGCATAACCTTGCCCTCTGATGAACTTAGTGCCACCCCTGCTGGACCACGTGAGGGTAATGAGTCTCCAAACAACAGCTCAGATGGGGAAACGGCTCCATCTGCCCGCCCAGATAAGAAATGCAAGTCAAAGGCAACAAGCGATTCAGAGGAAATGTCACCTGCAAAGAGGAAATCTCCAGCCCAGCAGCACAAGAAGCTGACGCTAGCTCAGCTGTACAAGATACGCACCACTCTCGTCCTCAACTCCACGCTGACAGCATC aGAGGTGTAA